The following proteins are encoded in a genomic region of Micropterus dolomieu isolate WLL.071019.BEF.003 ecotype Adirondacks linkage group LG04, ASM2129224v1, whole genome shotgun sequence:
- the atf4a gene encoding cyclic AMP-dependent transcription factor ATF-4: MTLSQLALEDVEALYLGPSFLTADPMGPLLDQDEEEALSPSFSLEGKVPASPPLSLSSYASSWSPYQTVSSSPLSSASPPHSPPPTQPSSSLGTKAGVNPSTLPWLVDSDLLDAHVGADACKDDAFAGMDWMSEKIDLSEFDLDSLIGSCSSDESPSSPEDLLASLDSHMDLELGSFDTNIPTPHESLELELSLPSIPSLPLELPLPGAAEAKKTEVSLDLEVVMKCEPPSPAPSPSPPSPAYTVELGSEMDVLDAEKTSTPLTATIIPDLSGSVQTPSPIVLSIPPSGHIVVLLTKNDEPSFVSFPDQSIKISPSSDCDSDSGIESVAGSPARLPSTPSTPSPTAGSSRTKPYSKPEPASASLSSAKSSRVKSVSGAPKVVEKKLKKMEQNKTAATRYRQKKRVEQELLGTELEGLEKRNHELTEKAESISREIQYLKDLMEEVRKHRRGKTSSVA; the protein is encoded by the exons ATGACACTCTCCCAGCTGGCCTTGGAGGACGTGGAGGCCCTGTACTTAG GGCCCTCGTTTCTGACGGCTGACCCCATGGGGCCCCTTCTGGACCAAGATGAAGAAGAAgctctttctccctccttctctctagAGGGGAAGGTGCCAGCTTCGCCCCCCCTCTCTTTGTCCTCCTACGCATCTTCCTGGTCTCCCTACCAGACCGTGTCATCCTCCCCACTCTCTTCTGCATCCCCGCCtcactctcctcctcccacccaaccctcctcctccttgggAACCAAGGCCGGAGTGAACCCATCGACCCTCCCCTGGCTGGTTGACAGCGACTTGCTCGACGCCCATGTCGGAGCAGACGCTTGTAAAG ATGACGCTTTTGCGGGCATGGACTGGATGTCAGAAAAAATCGACTTGAGTGAATTTGACTTGGATTCCCTCATTGGCTCCTGCTCGTCCGATGAGTCTCCCAGCTCCCCCGAGGATCTCCTGGCCTCCCTCGACTCCCACATGGATCTAGAGCTAGGTTCATTTGACACAAACATCCCCACCCCACACGAAAGCCTGGAACTGGAGCTTTCACTGCCCAGcatcccctctctccccctggAGCTGCCTCTCCCTGGAGCAGCTGAAGCAAAGAAGACAGAAGTGTCTCTTGACCTGGAGGTTGTTATGAAGTGTGAGCCTCCCTCCCCGGCTCCTTCACCATCTCCCCCCTCTCCAGCCTACACAGTGGAGCTGGGGAGTGAAATGGATGTCCTGGATGCAGAGAAAACATCCACACCCCTAACAGCCACCATCATTCCAGATCTCAGTGGAAGCGTTCAGACCCCCAGCCCCATTGTGCTCTCTATTCCCCCCTCTGGCCACATCGTGGTGTTGCTCACCAAAAACGATGAGCCCTCCTTCGTATCTTTCCCCGACCAGTCCATTAAAATCTCTCCATCAAGCGACTGCGACAGCGACTCAGGCATAGAGTCTGTTGCTGGCTCACCTGCTCGCCTCCCCTCTACTCCTTCCACCCCCTCTCCCACAGCTGGATCCTCCAGGACCAAACCCTACTCCAAACCAGAGCCCGCCTCCGcttccctctcctctgccaAGAGCTCCAGGGTCAAATCGGTGTCTGGTGCTCCCAAGGTAGTGGAGAAGAAACTCAAGAAGATGGAGCAGAACAAGACGGCAGCCACTCGCTacagacagaagaagagggTCGAGCAGGAGCTGCTTGGCACAGAGCTGGAAGGCCTGGAGAAGAGGAATCACGAGTTGACGGAGAAGGCGGAGTCCATCAGCCGGGAGATTCAGTACCTTAAGGACCTGATGGAGGAGGTTCGTAAGCACCGCCGCGGAAAGACCAGCTCAGTGGCTTAG